Below is a window of Lagenorhynchus albirostris chromosome 11, mLagAlb1.1, whole genome shotgun sequence DNA.
AGCCTCTGATTGTGGTTCTGCGTGAAGAAACCGTAAACCAAAGGAAAAGGGATGGTTCAGCTTTGGTCTTAGAGCTTTGTGTCAGCGTCTGCTTGCGTCCCTGGGCTCGGAATTGAAGGTGGGCCGTACAGGCAGGTGGAGAAGCTGTCCTTTCCTTCCGATTTCTGGATAGATTATTCAGAGTAGGAGAGGGTCCGAGGAACCTCTCATCTTGCTGTCTTTAAGTACTGGGCTCTGCTCTCAAGTTTGTCTCCTGGACTCAGGGGCCTTGGGCGAGGCCTCCAACGCAACTTTTTCCTTCAGGGCAAAATCCCCAGTCCCTGGAAATCTTGACTCTTCCAGTAGGGCCAGGAGCTTGAGAGCGATATCCAGGTTTTTAGGCTAATTGCTGGGGAAGCCTGAACATTTTCTAAAAGGTTTCTAATGGTCATACCAGTGTCAAGGGATCTGTCTGacccagggaggggaaggagagagcacTGGACCAGACGGACTGGGGTGCCCAGCCTGCACCTGCAGGAAGCCCTCAGCCTTCCTGCTGAGCCACAGCTGAGTCGGTTGTCCTGGGGCGGTGCTGGCTGCCCTTTGACTGAGGGTCAGCGGCCTCACCTTTGGTCCAGGGAACAGTTtggttttctctcctctccagggGCTCAGGCAGCCCAGTAACTGGGTGTTTAATGGCTCTCCCATCACCTCTTCTGCCAGAGCCGCCTCCGTGCAGGTGCAGCATGTACTCTGAGGACTGAGCCAGGGAGCTTGGccttgctggggtggggggctcacCACATTGCCCCCCCTTTCCCTTCTTAAACCCAACAGCACGGGGAAGGTTATCCTCAGTGCCACGTtctgttccccacccccacccccccaccccccgcctacATAAAGGCAGAGACATTTCTGGGACTTACTTCCCTGCACAGGAGTTTGCCCTGTGCTTTAAAGCCGAGTGGGGTGGATTTCATCCCAAGGCCTGGCCCCCGCCCTGGCCCCCGGAGAGGAGACCTGTGGCTGAGGACCATTCTGGCAGCGGTTGTGCGGCGCCACCTCCTGGCCACAGTACCCATCCTGGCTCCCTGCTCATCCTCAACAGTTGCCGGCACAGTTCCTGTAAAATAAAAGGagcttggtggggggaggggaggaaggcggTCCAAGAGGGaggtgtatatacacatatagctgattcacttcactgtacagcagaaactaacacaacattgtaaagcagttatactccaattaaaaaataataataataaaaggaaccTGAAAAAGACTTTCCGAAGTCCATTTCTGGTTGATCCTGTAAATGCCTGTAGCTTTTTCTATCAGCTTGGCCTTTCTGGGGCTGCCTTGCCAAGCCTTCTATTAAAATGGCTTTGTATTTCCAAAGCCCAAACTGTCAAGGCAGGACTTAGCAGCTGTAGCCGAGAAGCAGGGACGTCAACGCAGAACCCAGCCCTGGATGTATGTGTCCCAAGAGAGTGATATGCCTGTGGTCTTTGAGGGGAGGGAGTGTTAAGGAAAGTGACTGGAGTGTGGGATGGACGCAAGGGTGTGAATGAAACTTGTAGTTTCTTGGGGCTGAAGCTGTTCTATTTTCTAGTCTGTTGTTCTAGCCTGGGCTCAGTGCTGCCAACTAACTGATTGAAGGAAGCTGACCTAGAACAGGGCTGTAGCTGCACCGACTTGAAGCGGTCTAGCTCACTCCCTTCTCTAGAATGGGTAGTATTCTGGGAACTGGTGTTAGGGAGGATTTTTGTGAATTACCTTGGGGTGTTCCCTCAGTGTGCTGCTACCAAAGTAGATTCTATAGCTGGCCCCATCTCTCAGTGCCCCTTCACCCCCACGGAATGAAGAGCAAGTTTTCTGCAGTTCACTTCCCAAACCAGGGACTGGGCATTCCTGCTCTTTCTAGTTTACAGAGAAGATGTTGGAATAAACATGTACATTTCACCATTGACTGTATTTGGTTGTTCGCCAAGCACGTGCCTTGTGCCCCAGTGGAGCTTATAAACTAGAGGGGATACAGCATGGGGGTGGGTATTTTGGACAGATGCCCTGTAGCTAACGCCTCTGTCGTTCCCTCCACTCTAGGCCTGGTCTCCAAGTCCTCTCCTAAGAAGCCTCGTGGACGTAACATCTTCAAGGCCCTTTTCTGCTGTTTTCGCGCCCAGCATGTTGGCCAGTCAAGCTCCTCCACTGAGCTCTCCGCATACAAGGAGGAAGCCAACACCATTGCTAAGGTAGCTGGATCCAGGGTGGTGTGATGCCAGCAAGGACGGGACTGCTGTGAGCGAGTGGGGGTCCCCGCAACCACGGCAGGGAGACAGGGCAGCCTTGCCTGAGTTGGAAGATCTGTGGCCCGGAGGAGGCCCTTCCTCTGTCCTTCCCATAGTGGTCCATCTTCTTCCTGTTGATTCCCATTTGTGGTGTGGGCCATCTGGGTGTCCCTGTGGTTTCTGAGGGGCCCCGCGGTCCAGATCCTTCCAGGTTCCAGGAACCGTGCAGGGTGCTTTGCGTAGGTTGTCTCATGTGACCCACAGCAGCCCTGCGAGGAGAGCCACAGGATTCCCCTCACAgacggaaactgagactcagagggtgTGTGTAGCCGCTGAGTAGTTAATGGTTAATAAGTGGTAGTATCAGGGTTTGAACTCAGATCTCTCTGGTTGTAAGTCCTAtgattgttgttttttatttttaactaagcAAAAATACCTTCCAAGTTACTAGGCTTTCAGGGAACCAAGGAATTGAAATTCTATCACATTCTTGATAACCCCTTCCAGCACTATCACCTGTACCTGTGAGAGACATTTGGAAATGTGTGGGTGTCTTTGATTCTTATAATTACCAGAAGATATGTCTGGCATTTCAGAGGCGGGGGACAGAAATCCTCCTTTCTGCAGTGCCATTTGACTTCTTTCTGAAACACCAAGGTTTAGCTGTCCTTCCTCTCTTTCAAAACCAGGCTAAAGATATGTACATCAGTGAAAAATCACCTCATTATCCAAAAGGGGACAATGGTTAAATGAAGTACAACATGACGGTATTAACCGAACTATTAATTTTTACTAAGAGTTCACAACAATGTGGAAGAGTATTGAGTTGCAACATTAAGTCAAAAAGcagaatgcagggcttccctggtggcgcagtggttgggagtctgcctgccaatgcaggggacacgggttcgtgccccggtccgggaagatcccacatgccgcggagtggttgggcccgtgagccgtggccactgagcctgcgcgtctggagcctgcgctccacaacaggaaaggccacaacagtgagaggcccgcgtaccccccccccaaaaaaaaaaaaaagcagaatgcaAAATTATATGTCATGAAGAAAAAAGACTGCTTGCCAAAGCAAGCTTGAAGGAAATGCACTGAAATGCCAACATTAAGTTTTTCTAAGTGctaggattttaatttttcttcagggTTTCCATTAAGATCACTTACTTGTTACATTATAACGTTTTACTTATTAGCCGAAGGCGGGAAGAGGCTTTCCGAGCTCTCTGCACTCTACCTCCCCTCACGTTTCAGGACCCACAGTGTGGGCTCACATTGGCTTACTTGTGCTTTGTAGGGGCTCAGTGCACCTCCCCCTAATCTAGGCCCCCAAGGAGGATGGAGAGAACACATGTTCTCAAACAGCAGCCTGGGTTTCGGGACTAAGCAAGAGGCCAGACCTCCACAGTGAGGAGTTCCGATTTTGATTCTGCCTCTGACTCTGTGTCCCTGCGTCAGCTGCTTGAGTCCCCTGTTCCTTGGAGAGGCAATGGCAGCTGAGAACAGGGACACTTCCTTCTCCATCCTGCATCAGGCCGAGTGTGGAAAGAAGATTTTGGCCCCTTTCCTGCCCAGCTCTTAAGGAAAGTCACTTTTGTCGTGTCAGAGCTTTCCAGGGGGCTGGGGTCTTGGGGAGAAAATTCCCCTCCAGGCCTGAGTGGGCTTTAGACAACCAGGAAAGGCATTAGTGGGCTGGCACTGACCACCTTCTTTTCTCCCGTAGTCGGATCTGCTCCAGTGTCTCCAGTACCAGTTTTATCAGGTATGTGAATCTCACAGGGTATGGCCTCAGAAGCCCCAACACCCAGTGATACCTTCTAACCCCATGCCCCATGCGGTGAAGCCCTCATTCCTCTGTGTCTGGCTGGCTAACTCCCTGCCCTTGGAAGCTGTTTGTCCCAGATATTTGCTGAGGGCCCACCACGTGCAAGGCATTAGATTGTGCGGGGGACAGCCGGTATCCATCACCAGCTCTGGCCTCCAGCTCCAGTATCTGGATCACTTCACAGTCCCAGGCTGAAGGAAGGAGCCAGCTCAGTCTCTTCTTTCTCTACCTCTTGGCCTTTAAGTGTCGCCTCTCTTGGGTTGAAGTAGGGGGCTTCCATCTCCTCAGTGGGCCCAGCTCTTCCCAGAGTTCTATTGGGGAAAATTAGTCTTTCTTGGTGGCAGATTCAGTAGCCTGGCTCTGGTTTTAGATTCCAGGGACCTGTCTGCTCCCGGAGGTGACAGAGGAAGATCAAGGAAGAATCTGCGTGGTCATTGACTTGGATGAAACCCTTGTGCATAGCTCCTTTAAGGTAACTGGACATCTGGAGCTCTTCTTACACTCGTCCTGGGCTGTCTTGGAAGCCTGACTGCAGGTGCCAGTGAAGTGGCCTAAAGTTGATGATGGAAGAGTGATCAGAAGTAGGAGGGCCGGCCTCTGGCATTTGGCCACAGTCGCATCACAGATACCTGGAGGCCCCACCAGAGAATGATGTTGAGTGggagcccctgctctccgcagtTGCTGACAACAGGCTACAGCTGCCCCCCAGCCCCGTCGCAGCACAGCCACCAGGGCTCTGTACAGGGGTACAAAAGAGGGGTTAAGTCAGCCTTGGGCCATGCCCCTATCCATTTTATCAGGATGTTTGTTAACTCAAGAAAGCCCAGAGACTGTCTGAGCTCAGGTAGAATTTGCAGGTGGTGGTAAGTAGGGAAAACCAGAAGGGGTGTCGCAGCCTGTACTTGGGTGAGAGCCACTTAGTTGGGACAGCAGGAGCTTCCTAGGGCCTCTGATatctgtccctccccaccccgcccagggGGTGGAGCACTGGCTGTGGCAGGGACTGGGGTGTGGCTGGGCTCTTGTCCCTTCCCACTAGCTGACTCATTAACTCTTCTGCCTTCCAGCCAATCAACAACGCTGACTTCATAGTGCCTGTAGAGATCGAAGGGACCACTCACCAGGTGAGCTGCTGCCAGGCCACGCCCAGCCCAGGAACTCGGGGTCTTCTGCTCCTCGGGGCTTGTGTTCCATCAGTTGATCCTTTCCTGTAACTTCAGCCTCTCTGCTTTTATTGGTAACCTTTCACATTCGAGGCTTTCGCATCTTAAAAAATGCAGCCCCTCATCCCCCTCTAGCtgtcactttttttctctttgcagccaagctgtttaaaattaaattatttaatagtagtaatagctatcatttatttatcTCCCCTGGTCCTACTGAATGTGACCAGCACTGTTATATGACTTAATACATTTTCTCTAAAGCTGAAGAGTTGGTGTATCTGCCTGTTACAGACAAGGAAGTCAGTACTAGctgttttctctcctcccctgcccacccattCCATCTAGCCGGTGAATTTCTTTCTCCCCAGAAAAGGcatctcctcctctgtaaagctTTCTCCGATTCCCCTCCCCTTGGGGTCCCTACACTGGATTCTGCCACAATACATACTCAGTACACATCTATCAAAAAGCGCTTGAATCTAAATAAGGTGACGCTCTGGCCCTACACAACCTGCTCAGTCCAGGGTTAAGGATCCTGTGGTGTTGATAGTCAGATAGAAGAGTTACTTGTAGGGAGATGGGGTTTGAGGCTTCCATGGGTGGTCAGCACTATCCTGTGTCCATTAGAAGCTTTCTTCACCCCACCACCCTCCTCCCAGCTGAGGTGCTCTCCCAGTCCCAGTGCTGGACTCTGCACAGCAGCTCTTTACAGTCTAGTTGAGGGTATAGAGAAATATACAGAAcccacagattttttaaaaaggcgtATCTTCAAACACTGTGAACTCCTGGCTAACAAGGAGAGGTGTGAATAATGGAAAAGGGATGACATTTACatgagtggggggtgggggtgaggtgtcTACCTGCAGAAGGTGCGTTTTCAGCAAAGAGTGTTGAGACGATGCCAAGCTTGATGAAtagccaggaggagggagggacttGTTGAAGGTTAAAGAAATggtaaatgagggcttccctggtggcgcagtggttgagagtccgcctgccgatgcaggggacccgggttcgtgcccctgtccgggaagatcccacatgccgcggagcggctgggcccgtgagccatggccgctgagcctgcgcatccggagcctgtgctccgcaacgggagaggccacaacagtgagaggcctgtgtaccaccaaaaaaaaagaaatggtaaatgaAAGGAGGCCCGGTTGTGGCTACCTGGAGCAGAGGGTTCCtgcagcagagctgggaggggTCTGGTGAGTCGATGGCCAGTCCAGGCCGTCTCCAGGAGGGAGAGTCATGGCAGGCACATACACCTGAGCAGGGAGTGAGCTGGATGAAAAGAACTTTGAAGGAGTGGTTCCAGTAGCCCCTGTGTAGGCTGGCTGAGAGGAGAACACCTGGATGGAGACAGGGAAGCAACAGACAGCAGGCCCATGAGGGACATGCGGCCAGTGAAGCTTTTAGGCCATAATGTGCAAGGTTATGAAAGGTGGACACCAGGGTTAGGGGTGGCTGTCAGGGGCAAGCACAAAATGGGGGCGTCACTAGAGCGAGATGCTGCAGGGTGTCAGATCTGTGGTCACTGAGGGGAAAAAGTCACTTTCCCCTGGTGCATTTCAGAGAAGCTCTGCGAGGGCATGAGGTTTCAGGAAGTATCTGCGACCCTGCCTGATAGGGTCCTGGACTAACTGTCCTGTCAGAGCCAAGGACAGGAAACTCCCACAGAGGCTGTGGCTGGATTCAAGTAATCCAGGATAGGCTGTTTCCATCTGTGAGGCCTATTCTTGATTACTTGTTTCTGGAGGCAGCTGATGGTTCGCCGCCGGAAACAGATGGCTCCTGGGACATtaggtgtttttgtttcttcctgagcTGGGTCAAGGTTGGGACCACTGAGCCGGCAGAAGCCTGGTGAGGAGGTGACGCTCGTGCCCTGGTCTGCGGGGCAGAAGGCTTCCAGCCAGGTGGTCCCAGAGGCTGGGGTGTGGGAGTCCAGACAGAGTAAGGTCTGAACCTACTGACTGCTCTTTGTGTAGGTGGTGACGGTGACCGATGCCGTGAGGCTTCACCCTCGTAGGGATGCCTCCAACAAGCCTTTCTGCTTTTCCTCAGGTGTACGTGCTCAAGAGGCCTTACGTGGATGAGTTCCTGAGACGAATGGGGGAACTCTTTGAATGTGTTCTCTTCACTGCCAGCCTAGCCAAGGtacctgggggcaggaggggagtaAAGAACTGGGAGCAGGTGTGGCAGCTCCTTGCAGGT
It encodes the following:
- the CTDSP2 gene encoding carboxy-terminal domain RNA polymerase II polypeptide A small phosphatase 2, with translation MEHGSIITQARREDALVLTKQGLVSKSSPKKPRGRNIFKALFCCFRAQHVGQSSSSTELSAYKEEANTIAKSDLLQCLQYQFYQIPGTCLLPEVTEEDQGRICVVIDLDETLVHSSFKPINNADFIVPVEIEGTTHQVYVLKRPYVDEFLRRMGELFECVLFTASLAKYADPVTDLLDRCGVFRARLFRESCVFHQGCYVKDLSRLGRDLRKTLILDNSPASYIFHPENAVPVQSWFDDMADTELLNLIPIFEELSAAEDVYTSLGQLRAP